The Mycolicibacterium boenickei genome has a segment encoding these proteins:
- a CDS encoding TetR/AcrR family transcriptional regulator, translating into MPMTPITDEAVPPRRRSERSRVAIIEATRALLLDKGFDGLSIEAVAARAGVGKQTIYRWWPSRPALVADVLLEDADKILAAMPHTDDVTADLMSWAGTLAAALTSKRGNAMLRILTAASLEHEDTAERLRAGFSRPLVESARNRLLADHIDADLASAAADALLGGVVYPILSEGRNYSRQRAEDMARLIVTSLRT; encoded by the coding sequence ATGCCGATGACCCCGATCACCGACGAGGCCGTGCCTCCGCGGCGGCGCAGCGAGAGATCGCGGGTGGCCATCATCGAGGCCACCCGCGCGCTACTGCTGGACAAGGGTTTCGACGGGCTGAGTATCGAGGCGGTCGCCGCCCGGGCCGGAGTCGGCAAGCAGACCATCTACCGCTGGTGGCCCAGCCGGCCCGCACTGGTCGCCGACGTGCTGCTGGAGGACGCGGACAAGATCCTCGCCGCCATGCCGCACACCGACGACGTCACCGCGGACCTGATGTCCTGGGCCGGAACGCTGGCGGCGGCGCTCACCTCCAAGCGCGGCAACGCGATGCTGCGCATCCTGACGGCCGCCTCACTCGAACACGAGGACACCGCCGAGCGGCTGCGGGCGGGTTTCAGCCGGCCGCTGGTCGAGTCGGCGCGCAACCGGCTGCTGGCCGACCACATCGATGCCGACCTGGCCTCGGCCGCCGCTGACGCACTCCTCGGCGGCGTGGTCTATCCCATCCTGTCGGAGGGCCGGAACTACTCGCGGCAACGGGCCGAAGATATGGCCCGCCTCATCGTGACGAGCCTGCGCACGTAG
- a CDS encoding GNAT family N-acetyltransferase has translation MTDHDKAAARREIADALLNALNRRHEVLDVIVDADDRAAAVEAVAQLLGTSHAASEAVVGLSFAQITKDSRKAIAAELDDLNSQLSFTVAERPAASGESLELRAFSADSDRDIFVARTTDVGASGDGSGAPAADVDDEIRAALRRVDAEEAAWFVALEGDQKVGMVFGELTHGEVNVRIWIHPDFRKRGYGTAALRKCRSEMATYFPAVPMVVRAPGAVPGA, from the coding sequence ATGACCGATCACGACAAAGCCGCGGCGCGGCGCGAAATTGCCGACGCTCTGCTCAACGCCCTCAACCGGCGCCACGAGGTGCTCGACGTGATCGTGGACGCCGATGACCGCGCGGCGGCCGTCGAGGCGGTTGCTCAGCTTCTGGGCACCTCGCACGCGGCGTCGGAGGCGGTGGTGGGGCTGTCGTTCGCACAGATCACCAAGGATTCGCGGAAGGCGATCGCCGCCGAACTCGACGACCTGAACAGCCAGCTCAGTTTCACGGTGGCCGAGCGCCCGGCCGCCTCGGGCGAATCGCTCGAGTTGCGGGCGTTCAGCGCCGATTCGGACCGCGACATCTTCGTCGCCAGGACCACCGACGTCGGTGCCTCCGGTGACGGGTCGGGTGCGCCGGCGGCCGATGTGGACGACGAGATCCGCGCTGCCCTGCGCCGGGTGGACGCCGAAGAGGCCGCCTGGTTCGTGGCGCTTGAGGGCGACCAGAAGGTCGGGATGGTGTTCGGCGAACTGACCCACGGCGAGGTCAACGTCCGAATCTGGATCCACCCGGACTTCCGCAAGCGTGGCTACGGCACCGCGGCGCTGCGCAAGTGTCGCTCGGAGATGGCGACGTACTTCCCGGCCGTGCCGATGGTGGTGCGGGCACCGGGCGCCGTTCCCGGCGCATAA
- a CDS encoding helix-turn-helix domain-containing protein produces the protein MFTVEGFSRLVAGIYAAAIAPQHWESTIRDIHRTIGGNGGALLTADKSVWSIQNSILPVGAATSYAAYYHRLDSPMAAVEAGAVGTVRTGTELVNPIRQTEFYTDWLHPNELEDGLFIRLSRGSHPVCFLLHTAETAEPFGTRERIRQISGLVPHLQQALRAQGALDDFAHEDADLHAALDSVDHGIVVVGPNGQVLNLNAAAEKALRGSDGLQLTAGRLTAAGTTTNRILNRALNSALTGTSDNIRGGYSFTVQRPSDTRPFILHILPLHRREEPDRRRALVVLVDPANEPEPSTALLQRLYHLTRTEADIALRVAHGADPKHIAEDLSISITTVRTHLHRIFDKTDTHRQVELVRLLLTLRPVA, from the coding sequence ATGTTCACGGTCGAAGGATTCTCGCGCCTGGTAGCCGGCATCTACGCCGCCGCAATCGCTCCCCAGCACTGGGAGTCCACGATCCGCGACATCCATCGCACCATCGGCGGCAACGGCGGTGCACTGCTCACCGCCGACAAGTCGGTGTGGTCGATCCAGAACTCGATCCTGCCGGTCGGCGCGGCCACCAGCTATGCCGCCTACTACCACCGACTCGACTCCCCGATGGCCGCCGTGGAAGCGGGCGCGGTCGGTACCGTCCGCACCGGAACAGAACTGGTCAACCCGATTCGGCAGACAGAGTTCTACACCGACTGGCTGCATCCCAACGAACTGGAGGACGGCCTGTTCATCCGGCTGTCCCGAGGCTCGCACCCCGTGTGCTTCCTGCTGCACACCGCCGAAACCGCGGAGCCGTTCGGCACCAGGGAGAGGATCCGGCAGATCAGCGGGCTGGTCCCGCATCTGCAACAGGCGCTGCGGGCCCAAGGCGCCCTCGACGACTTCGCCCACGAGGACGCCGACCTGCACGCCGCCCTGGATTCGGTGGACCATGGCATCGTCGTGGTGGGACCGAACGGGCAGGTGCTCAACCTCAACGCGGCCGCCGAGAAGGCCCTCCGCGGCTCCGACGGACTCCAGCTGACCGCCGGTCGCCTCACAGCAGCCGGCACGACGACCAACCGGATCCTGAACCGGGCGCTCAACTCAGCGCTGACCGGCACCTCCGACAACATTCGCGGCGGCTACTCGTTCACGGTCCAAAGACCATCGGACACAAGGCCGTTCATCCTGCACATCCTGCCGTTGCACCGCCGGGAGGAGCCGGACCGGCGCCGGGCGCTGGTGGTACTGGTCGATCCTGCCAACGAACCCGAACCCAGCACGGCACTTCTGCAACGCCTGTATCACCTGACCCGCACCGAGGCCGACATCGCCCTGCGGGTCGCCCACGGTGCCGACCCCAAACACATCGCCGAGGACCTCTCGATATCGATCACCACGGTGCGCACCCATCTGCACCGGATATTCGACAAGACCGACACCCACCGCCAGGTGGAACTGGTGCGGCTGCTGCTCACCCTGCGCCCGGTGGCCTAG
- a CDS encoding acyl-CoA dehydrogenase, with protein MTTYVSIALTPEQQQLSEAVTQFAGRHAPIDATRAGLDQLAAGELPSWWGALVDNGFHAVHLPEAVGGQGGGLDDMACVLEAAGATLLPGPLLTTAIAGAAVRSQQGPAAQTLLKELAEGATAVAVAGEQSDFLGRRDGDGWRLTGSSGLTLGMCSVQHVVVPFADEAGAVLWAVVNPVAEQIESRRGTDLTTDLGILNLSDHAVSATAVLTGMDTELVTGLTVAFTASAAAGITQWCVETVTEHLRTREQFGKPIGTFQALQHKAAMLLVNSALATAAAWDAVRALNGSTDTDQHRLTACSAAVRAVMPVPGLVLEALTMLGAIGFTWEHDLHLYWRRATSLAASIGPVSRWTRNLGELSATATRDMTVHLGEADGEFRARVSETLDRALTLSDNGFSRQGDYPEFAVGARRELLAEAGLIAPHWPAPWGCDATVRQQLIVDEEFGKRAALVRPSVGIAEWILPSLMTAGSTELQERFVPTTLRGELSWCQLFSEPGAGSDLASLSTRAVRVEGGWRINGHKIWTSLAHRADFGALLARTDPDAAKHRGIGYFILDMRSPGVEFRQITQSSGRAEFNEVFLTDVFVPDEMLLGDPASGWQLAISTMAHERVAISGYVNIDRIGALRDLVGVSPDPDPVLHAIGEIDAYTNALKALGVRETLRLLDGQVPGPASSIAKVATNVMLRRAAELTLGLTGPLALEQDSQPAVVAPYLDLPAELIGGGTTEIQLNIIAQLILGLPRK; from the coding sequence ATGACCACCTACGTCTCCATCGCCCTGACACCCGAACAGCAGCAGTTGAGTGAGGCGGTCACGCAGTTCGCGGGGCGGCATGCGCCCATCGACGCGACCCGGGCCGGGTTGGACCAGCTGGCGGCCGGCGAGCTGCCGTCGTGGTGGGGTGCTCTGGTGGACAACGGCTTTCACGCCGTGCACCTGCCCGAAGCCGTGGGCGGGCAGGGCGGCGGGCTGGACGACATGGCCTGCGTGCTGGAGGCCGCGGGTGCGACGCTGTTGCCTGGTCCGCTGCTCACCACGGCGATCGCCGGGGCGGCCGTAAGGTCGCAGCAGGGTCCGGCGGCCCAGACCTTGCTCAAGGAGCTCGCCGAAGGTGCCACCGCTGTCGCGGTGGCTGGCGAGCAGTCGGACTTTCTGGGCCGGCGCGACGGCGACGGCTGGCGCCTCACCGGGTCGTCGGGCCTGACCTTGGGAATGTGCTCCGTGCAGCACGTCGTGGTGCCGTTCGCCGACGAGGCGGGCGCCGTGCTCTGGGCGGTGGTGAATCCGGTTGCGGAGCAGATCGAATCGCGCCGCGGCACCGACCTGACCACGGATCTGGGGATCCTGAACCTGAGCGATCACGCGGTGTCCGCGACCGCGGTGCTGACCGGGATGGATACCGAACTCGTCACCGGGCTGACCGTCGCGTTCACCGCCTCCGCGGCGGCAGGCATCACCCAATGGTGTGTGGAGACCGTCACCGAGCATCTGCGCACCCGCGAACAGTTCGGAAAGCCGATCGGGACGTTCCAGGCGTTGCAGCACAAGGCGGCCATGCTGCTGGTGAACAGCGCGCTGGCGACGGCGGCGGCCTGGGATGCGGTACGCGCCCTCAACGGATCCACGGACACCGACCAGCACCGGCTGACCGCTTGCTCGGCCGCGGTACGGGCGGTGATGCCGGTTCCCGGTCTGGTGCTCGAGGCGCTCACCATGTTGGGCGCGATCGGGTTCACCTGGGAACACGACCTGCACCTGTACTGGAGGCGGGCCACCAGCCTGGCGGCATCGATCGGGCCCGTGTCGCGATGGACCCGCAACCTGGGCGAGTTGTCGGCGACCGCCACGCGGGACATGACGGTGCACCTCGGTGAGGCCGACGGCGAATTCCGGGCTCGGGTCAGTGAAACCCTGGACCGCGCACTCACCCTGTCCGACAACGGTTTCAGTCGCCAAGGCGACTACCCGGAGTTCGCGGTCGGGGCACGGCGGGAGTTGCTGGCCGAGGCCGGGTTGATCGCCCCGCACTGGCCGGCACCGTGGGGGTGCGACGCGACGGTGCGCCAGCAGCTCATCGTGGACGAGGAGTTCGGAAAGCGCGCCGCCCTGGTGCGGCCGTCGGTGGGTATCGCCGAGTGGATCCTGCCGAGCCTGATGACAGCCGGATCTACGGAACTGCAGGAGCGTTTCGTGCCGACCACGCTGCGCGGGGAGCTGTCGTGGTGTCAGCTGTTCAGTGAGCCCGGAGCGGGATCGGACCTGGCCTCGCTGAGCACCCGCGCGGTGCGGGTCGAAGGCGGGTGGCGGATCAACGGGCACAAGATCTGGACCTCGCTGGCGCACCGGGCCGATTTCGGTGCATTGCTGGCCCGGACCGATCCCGACGCTGCCAAGCACCGGGGTATCGGCTACTTCATCCTCGACATGCGTTCGCCCGGAGTGGAATTCCGCCAGATCACGCAATCCAGCGGGCGGGCCGAGTTCAACGAGGTGTTCCTGACCGACGTCTTCGTACCCGACGAGATGCTGTTGGGCGATCCCGCGTCGGGCTGGCAGCTGGCGATCAGCACCATGGCGCACGAGCGCGTGGCGATCAGCGGTTACGTCAACATCGACCGGATAGGGGCGCTGCGCGATCTGGTTGGGGTGAGCCCTGATCCGGATCCGGTGCTGCACGCCATCGGCGAGATCGACGCCTACACCAATGCGCTCAAGGCGCTCGGGGTGCGGGAGACGCTGCGCCTGCTCGACGGGCAGGTGCCGGGGCCGGCGTCGAGCATCGCGAAGGTCGCCACCAACGTGATGTTGCGGCGGGCGGCCGAACTCACGCTGGGGCTCACGGGGCCGCTGGCATTGGAACAGGACAGCCAACCCGCGGTGGTGGCGCCCTACCTCGACCTACCCGCCGAGCTGATCGGCGGCGGCACCACAGAGATTCAGCTCAACATCATCGCCCAGCTGATCCTGGGCCTACCCCGCAAGTGA
- a CDS encoding NAD-dependent epimerase/dehydratase family protein codes for MAKKKLVIGASGFLGSHVARRLVERGEDVRVLIRSTSSTRGIDDLDVERVYGDIFDPESVRDAMDDCDVVYYCVVDARAWLSDPAPLWRTNVEGLQEVLDVAVEAGLSKFVFTSSIATIGIAESGCATEDLPHNWLDVGGDYVHTRVLAEQMVLRYAREHGLPAVAMCVSNTYGPGDWLPTPHGGLVAAAVRGRMPFYVKGAAAETVGIADAAEALILAGERGRVGERYIVSERFMTAREIYQTACAAVDVEPPRRGIPVRVLAAAGAVVDPLARLRKKENQLSPLTVRLMHVMSPMDHGKAVRELGWQPRPTTEAIAEGARFFTSSSFTSRRHA; via the coding sequence ATGGCAAAAAAGAAACTGGTCATCGGGGCCAGCGGATTCCTCGGCTCGCATGTCGCCCGGCGGCTGGTCGAGCGCGGCGAGGACGTCCGGGTGCTCATTCGCAGCACCAGCTCCACCCGCGGGATCGACGACCTCGACGTGGAGCGGGTCTACGGCGACATCTTCGACCCCGAGTCGGTGCGCGACGCGATGGATGACTGCGACGTCGTGTACTACTGCGTCGTCGACGCCAGGGCCTGGCTGAGCGACCCGGCACCGCTGTGGCGGACCAATGTCGAAGGACTGCAAGAGGTCCTGGATGTCGCGGTCGAAGCGGGGCTGAGCAAGTTCGTCTTCACCAGCTCGATCGCCACCATCGGTATCGCCGAATCAGGCTGCGCCACCGAGGATCTGCCGCACAACTGGCTCGACGTGGGCGGCGACTACGTGCACACCCGGGTGCTGGCCGAACAGATGGTGCTTCGCTATGCCCGTGAGCACGGCCTGCCCGCGGTCGCGATGTGTGTGTCCAATACCTATGGTCCCGGCGACTGGCTGCCGACGCCGCACGGGGGTCTGGTCGCCGCGGCGGTTCGCGGCCGGATGCCGTTCTACGTCAAGGGCGCGGCGGCAGAGACCGTCGGCATCGCCGACGCCGCCGAGGCGCTGATCCTGGCCGGTGAGCGGGGCCGCGTCGGCGAACGCTACATCGTGTCCGAACGTTTCATGACCGCCCGGGAGATCTATCAAACCGCCTGTGCGGCGGTAGATGTCGAGCCACCCCGGCGCGGGATCCCGGTCCGGGTGCTGGCGGCCGCCGGGGCGGTGGTCGATCCGCTGGCCCGGCTCCGCAAGAAGGAGAACCAGCTCAGCCCGCTGACCGTGCGATTGATGCACGTGATGTCGCCGATGGACCACGGCAAAGCGGTCAGGGAACTCGGCTGGCAGCCACGACCGACCACCGAGGCCATCGCCGAAGGCGCACGGTTTTTCACATCCAGCTCATTCACATCGAGGCGACACGCATGA
- a CDS encoding PepSY-associated TM helix domain-containing protein — protein sequence MTITPDDRLREESPPPATTHSIRPLLVRLHFYAGVFVGPFILLAAVTGLLYALIPQIDTFVYRHELTVERVGTERLPLAQQLAAARHAHPEGTVESIRPPAAADETTQIRLLVGPEFKDVPPDYSRTVFVDPYTGEVRGALTTYGQWMPVRAWFDELHRNLHLGAFGRNYSELAASWMWVIALAGLALWIMRRRENRTMRDLVLPDRSASGRRRTLSWHGAVGVWTIAVLLALSVSGITWSRYAGETVNGIQAQLNTTAPGVDTSLSGAPAAEAAHHGHHGGQSQLSGADTVLRTAEQAGLRGPMWMYPPTEAGQAWKVAERKRDWPTRADEIAVDPDSGALTDRVNFAQWPLLAKLTDWTIDAHMGLLFGIANQIVLALTMVGLITVIVRGYRMWWQRRPTRGSAWAVGRAPLRGALSQLPPWGSVVVVVVAAVIGWALPLFGLSLVAFLLVDTIVAVRKRRAAD from the coding sequence ATGACCATCACCCCTGACGATCGACTGCGCGAGGAATCACCTCCGCCTGCCACAACCCATTCCATTCGCCCCCTTCTGGTGCGGCTGCACTTCTACGCCGGCGTGTTCGTCGGCCCGTTCATCCTGCTCGCAGCCGTCACCGGTCTGCTCTACGCGCTGATTCCGCAGATCGACACGTTCGTCTACCGGCATGAGCTGACTGTCGAGCGCGTCGGGACCGAGCGTCTGCCACTGGCCCAACAGCTCGCCGCCGCCCGCCACGCGCATCCCGAAGGCACCGTGGAGAGCATCCGCCCGCCCGCCGCCGCTGACGAGACCACCCAGATCAGGCTGCTGGTGGGGCCGGAATTCAAGGACGTCCCACCGGACTACTCACGCACGGTGTTCGTCGATCCGTACACCGGTGAGGTACGCGGGGCGCTCACCACCTACGGGCAGTGGATGCCGGTGCGGGCCTGGTTCGACGAGCTGCACCGCAACCTGCACCTCGGAGCGTTCGGGCGCAATTACAGCGAGCTGGCGGCCAGCTGGATGTGGGTGATCGCCCTGGCCGGGCTCGCCCTGTGGATCATGCGGCGCCGGGAGAACCGCACGATGCGCGATCTGGTGCTGCCCGACCGGAGCGCCTCGGGTCGTCGACGCACGCTGTCCTGGCACGGCGCGGTAGGGGTGTGGACGATCGCGGTGCTGTTGGCGCTGTCGGTGTCGGGTATCACCTGGTCGCGGTATGCGGGGGAGACGGTCAACGGCATCCAGGCGCAATTGAACACGACGGCACCGGGCGTTGACACGTCTCTCTCCGGAGCGCCGGCCGCCGAGGCTGCACACCACGGTCACCACGGCGGCCAGTCACAACTGAGCGGCGCCGACACCGTGCTGCGGACCGCCGAGCAGGCCGGGCTGCGCGGCCCGATGTGGATGTACCCGCCGACCGAAGCCGGTCAAGCCTGGAAAGTGGCTGAGCGCAAACGCGATTGGCCTACCCGTGCCGACGAGATCGCCGTCGACCCCGATTCCGGCGCGCTGACCGACCGGGTGAACTTCGCACAGTGGCCGCTGCTGGCCAAGCTCACGGACTGGACGATCGACGCCCACATGGGCCTGTTGTTCGGGATTGCCAACCAGATCGTGTTGGCGCTGACCATGGTCGGGCTGATCACCGTCATCGTGCGTGGCTACCGGATGTGGTGGCAGCGCAGGCCCACCCGTGGTTCGGCGTGGGCGGTGGGGCGTGCGCCGCTGCGTGGGGCGCTGAGCCAGTTGCCGCCCTGGGGCAGCGTGGTGGTCGTCGTGGTCGCGGCCGTCATCGGCTGGGCCCTGCCGTTGTTCGGGTTGAGCCTGGTGGCCTTCCTGCTGGTGGACACGATCGTCGCGGTCCGGAAGCGGCGCGCAGCTGACTAG